A single window of Kwoniella dejecticola CBS 10117 chromosome 8, complete sequence DNA harbors:
- a CDS encoding acyl-protein thioesterase 1 produces MTTTLKHLKVSPKEAHTATVIFLHGLGDSGHGWLPVAKLLWSSFPNVKWILPHAPQIPIMLNGGMRMPGWFDLSSLDNLTDSKYDDEAGILESIASVDKLIQAEIDSGIPENKIILGGFSQGGVISILTALTSKRKLGGVVGLSTWVALNHKVDEIKSSHANQIPIFWGHGTADPVVDYSYGQQSIELLTKKLGFPLLPPGTTFQRPGLRFESYRGLPHSSSPQEINDLKDWLTAALK; encoded by the exons ATGACGACTACCCTGAAACACCTCAAGGTATCGCCCAAAGAGGCTCATACAGCTACAGTGATCTTCCTACAT GGTTTAGGTGATAGTG GTCATGGATGGCTACCCGTAGCTAAATTACTATGGAGTTCCTTCCCCAACGTCAAATGGATCTTACCCCACGCTCCACAAATACCTATAATGCTGAACGGAGGGATGCGCATGCCTGGATGGTTCGACCTGTCCTCCTTGGATAATCTGACAGACTCGAAATACGACGACGAAGCTGGTATACTAGAATCGATCGCCAGTGTGGACAAGTTGATacaagctgagatcgatagTGGTATACCCGAGAACAAGATCATACTGGGCGGTTTCTCCCAAGGGGGAGTGATCTCTATATTGACGGCTTTGACGTCCAAGAGAAAGTTGGGAGGTGTAGTAGGGTTATCGACGTGGGTTGCGTTGAACCATAAAgtcgatgag ATCAAGAGCAGTCATGCGAATCAAATCCCGATTTTTTGGGGCCACGGAACCGCTGATCCTGTGGTAGACTACTCTT ATGGCCAGCAATCGATCGAACTCCTCACTAAGAAACTAGGTTTCCCGCTCTTACCTCCCGGAACGACATTCCAACGACCCGGACTCAGATTCGAGAGTTATAGAGGACTGCCTcactcttcttcgcctcagGAGATCAACGATCTCAAAGACTGGCTCACCGCAGCTCTGAAATGA